TATAGTTACAGTTATTGCTGATTCGATTATGTTAAAAAATTATCCAAATATATATACGATTATTGGAGCTACATTGGTTTTATTTGGAAATTATATAGCTGAAATCAAAGATTAGATTAAATCAGTTTCTGTTCTAGAAAATATTAAACATATTCAAATTAAACTCTATATTTTTCTTTAAGAAAAATATAGAGTTTTTTTATTTCTAAGTTTTTTCTAAGAAAAGATTAAGGTTATTCTAAGTAATGAAGTATATTATATAAGTGTCGAAAGAATAAAAAAAATAAATTAAATCAGGAGGCGATTTTTATGAAAAAAAGTATTTTAATAGGTTTAATGGCGTTATTGTTGATTGCTGTATCGTTTGCTGGAGGATTTTTCAATAATCCATCAGTAGCAGTTGAGAGCTTACCCGTTGAATCATTAACATCGAATGAAATAAACGGATTATTACAAATGAGAGAAGAAGAAAAACTGGCAAGGGATGTATATTTAACCTTATACGACACATGGGGGTTACAAACATTTTATAATATAGCTCAAGCGGAACAAACTCATATGAATGCTGTAAAGACAATTCTGGATAAATATGAAATAGAAGATCCTATCACAGACTATACAGTTGGAGTTTTCAAAAATGCAGAATTACAAAAATTATATTATGATTTGGTAGAAGAAGGGAAAAAATCTGCAATTGAGGCATTAAAAGTTGGAGCAACTATTGAAGATTTAGATATTTATGATTTAGAAAAATTGCTAAATGAAACAGACAATCAGGATATAACTCTTGTATATAATAATTTAAAACAAGGATCAGAAAATCATATGAGAGCGTTTGTCGGTACATTAGAAAGATATAATTCAACATATTCAGCACAATATATATCTTCTGAAGAGCTAAATAAAATATTAAATAAGTCAGATATGAATAATTCAAGTATGGAAAATTCAAGTACTCAATATAATTCAGGTAATTCTTCTCACATGGGTAAAGGGTATAGAGGTGGAAGAAAATAATAAATAATTAAAAAAGTTTCGGGAGCTCCCGAAACTTTTTTAATATATATATTTTAATCTATAAAAATTATCTCCGCTTATAACATATAAAGTGTCTTCTTTATTTAATTTATAAGGATTTTCATTTACTTTAATATCAATACCCAGAATTTCACTTATTTTTTTCGCTTGTTCTTCACATCTAATATGACTTTCAAAACCATTTCTAATACCGTGTTTTAATTCTTCTAAAGTTATTTTCTCAACTCTTAAATCTTCTACCGGTTTTAATAATATCAAATCTAAATCAACTCTATCAGCAATATATTTAGCCACATATATCCCTCCCTGAATTTTTTTACACTAATATTATACCATTTTTTTAAGAAAAAGTTAAGGGGTATAAATGATTTAAAAATTTCAAGTTGATTTTATGCTTTTTATCTAATTAAAAGATTGTTTTTTATTATTTTATTTAAAAAACTACCTTTTGCTAATATTTCTATTTCAAAACCATTTTTCATCTCTTTTTGTTGTTTTATACCGATATCTTTTTTTAATTTTTCAATCTTCCATATTTTGTTGAAGTCAACAAATATTTTGGTTGATTGTATAACTCCGAATGATATTAATTTATTTTCCAGTTTTAACAAAAATTCATAAACACTTTCTTTGGATTTTGAACTAACAAAAATAGCATCTGGATATAATATTTTTATGTGTTTAATTTTTTCAAAATTTAAAAGATCTATTTTATTAAATACTATTATTTTTGGAATATTTTCTTTTAGTATATCATTTATAATATTATCTACTATTTTTAGTTTATTTTCAAAATTATTTTCACTAATATCAATCAATTCTATAATTGCATCAGAATAATTTATTTCATCCAATGTTGATTTAAACGATTCTATTAATTCAACAGGTAATTTTCTGATAAATCCAACAGTATCAGAAAAAATAGCAGGTAATCCAGAGGGGAATTGAACCTTTCTAGATAAAGTTGAAAGAGTAGAAAACAATTTTTCCGATGTAAAAATATCTTTATCTTCTGATAACGCTTTTAACAATGTTGATTTACCAGCACTTGTATAACCTAATATAGATATTTGTGGAATATATGATTCATTTCTTTTTTTGTTTTTGATTTTTCTAACATTTTCTAGTTCTTTTAATTGTTTTTTTAAATAATTTATTCTATCTCTTATATTCCTTCTTTTGTATTCCAAAAATGTTTCACCAGAACCTCTGGTTCCAGTTCCTGTCCCGCTAGCACCGCCGCCAATTCTTGACATTTCTTTTCCTAATCCTATTATTTTTGGTAATTCATATTTCAAAGTAGCTAATTCAACTTGTAATTTACTTTCAGCTGTTTTGGCGTTTCTTTTGAAGATTTCCAGAATCACTTCATTTCTATCTAATATCTCAACATCAATTATGCGTTCCTGAATATTTTTTCTTTGGGAAAGTGATATTGAATCATTAAATATTAAAATTTCAGCTTTAAATGCAGAGATTATTTCTGTCAATTCATTTATTTTTCCTTTTCCTATATAAGTTTTTTTATCTATATTCTTTCTTTTTTGTATAACCTCTGTTACTATATTTATGCCAATGTTTTTACATAAAATTTTAAGTTCTTCAATTTGTTTATCAAAATCCAAATCTCCTCTATTAACAGCTACAATGATACCCTGAATTAATTCATTTTTATTTTTTATCATTAAATCATCTCCATATTTGATATATATACAACAGATATTTCTATTAAAAATATTATATCATAAACATTAAATATAAGAAATTATCGTATATTTAAATATACAATTAGATCAATGATTAAATTAAAAAAGGATTGGCAAACTGCCAATCCTTTTTTAATTTAATATACTGCTATATATCCATCAGCTCTTTTTTCTGTACCAGCAACATAGAAATCTTTTTCTTTGATTATTATTTGTCCCCGTCCAAAAGGTCCTGAACTAAGAGAAACCTTTATTTCATGACCCATTCTTTCTAATTTTTCAGCAATATGAGAAGGAAAATCTTTTTCTATTAAAATAGTTTTTTTCTCTAACCATTGCCACCTCGGAGCATCTAAAGCAGCTTGTGGATTTAAGTTTTTATCTATCATATTTAAAATAACCTGCAAATGACCTTGAGGTTGCATATATCCACCCATAACACCAAAAGGTCCTATTGGATTATTATTTTTGGTAATAAATCCTGGGATAATTGTATGATAAGGCTTTTTTAATGGTTCTAAATAATTGACATGATTTTTATTGAGCGAAAAACTATGACCTCTATTTTGAAGAGCAATTCCTGTTTTGGGAACCACTATTCCTGATCCAAACCCCATATAATTACTTTGAATAAATGAAACCATATTTCCCCACTTATCAGCTGTGGCTAAATATACAGTATTTGAAGAAGGAATTTTGCCAGGTGTTGGTTCAAGTGCATAATTTGAAATTAATTTTGATCTTGTTTTAGCATAATTTTCTGAGAGCATTTCTTCAATCTTAACTTCCATTTTTGAAATATCTGTAATATATTCTTTCCCATCAATAAATGCTAGTTTCAACGCTTCAATAGAATTATGAAATAGCTCATATTCATTGTTATATGTGGTATTTTTTAAAATATTTAAAGCCATTAAGGTAATAATCCCCTGAACATTTGGAGGAAGTTCCCAGATATCATATCCCATATAATTTATACTTACTGGCTCAATTAATTCACTTTTAAAATTTTCAAAGTCAGAATAATCAAAATATCCATTATATTTTTTCGAAAATTGAATAATTTTTTCTGTTAAATTACCATTATAAAATTCTTTTGCGTTAGATTCAGATATTTTTTTTAGTGTTTCAGCATGATAAGGTAACCTTATTATTTCGCCTGGATTTGGAGCTTTTTCACCAAAGGTTTCAAACCAATATTTAAAAATCTCTCCTTTTAATTTTTGTTTATAAATTTTATTAGCTCTTTTCCAATAATATGATACAATAGCTGAAACAGGATAACCTTCATTAGCATATTTAATTGCAGGTTCAAAAAGTTTTTTAAAATCCAATTTACCAAAGTTTTTCCAAATCAAATTCCAACCTGATGGAGTTCCGGGTACAGTAACGGCTTCCCAACTATGAGGTTTTATTTCATTAATGCCTCTTTTATGTAATTCTTTTATTGATAGATTTTTAGGAGAGTAACCACTTGAATTCATTCCATATAATTTACCATTATACCAAATTATAGCAAAATTATCTGAACCTATACCATTAGAGGTTGGTTCTACTACAGTTAGAGCAGCTGCTGTAGCTATAGCAGCATCTATAGCGTTTCCGCCTTTTCTTAATATGTCTATTCCTGCTTGTGCAGCTAACGGCTCACTTGTTGCAACAACACCATTTTTTGCAAATACACATGTTCTTTTTGAAGAATAAGGATATTCTAGATAATCAAAATTCATATAACTCCCCCTATTTATTTAATGCATTAAAAATATAATATATTCCTATTATAATCAATATTACAAATAAAATTCGTTGAATCCATTTTGAACCCTTTTTTATTGAAAAAGAACTTCCTAAATAACCTCCTGAAATACTTCCTAAAGCCAATACAAAACCAGCTAAATAATTCACCTGATTATTTAATGCAAATACTATAAAGGCAAATAAAGTATATATAAGTACAAGGAAAACTTTAATGGCATTAGTTTTTACAAGATCATATCCTTCTAATAACACCAGGGCAGACATTAGGAAAAAACCTACACCAGCTTGAATAAAACCTCCATATATACCTATTAAAAAGAAAACGACAAAACTTAAAATATTATTTTTCTTAACTTTTCTTTCTTTGGTCCAAATATCTGGTTTCCATACTAAAAATACACTCATAATAATTAAAATAAATCCTACAATACTTTTTAATAAAGCTCTATCTATGTTAACAACAATATTCGCACCTACCAGTGCTCCCAGAGTTGCAGGAATAGACAAAAATATTGCTCTTTTTAGATCTAAAACATCGCTTTTTCTAAACTTTGTTGTAGCTGTTATGTTTTGAAAAATTATACCTATTCTATTTGTTCCATTTGCAATATCAATAGGTAATCCTAATAGATTTAAAACAGGCAATGTGATTAATGATCCACCACCAGCTATAACATTAATAAATCCACTAAATAATCCTGCTAAATAAACTAATATATATAACATAAATTCCCCCTCCTAAAAATTCGTTAAGCTAATTACTCTAATTATATATAAAAAATAGAATTTTGTCAATTAAAAAATAATATAATAAAAAGTGTGATAAAATATTTTTGGGGGTAATTAGAAGATTTTTCAATTTTAAATTTCGAAAGTCCTATTGATATGATTGTAGAATTTGCTGATACTTTAAGAACAGATATGGTAGAATCAATGCCATTAGTTGAACGAATTGATGGAAGAAAGGTGAAGTTAATTCATAACGATTATAATGTTGTCTTTGAAGGGTTATTGGCAATGACATATATAACTTTAGAAGCTAAATATATATAATTTATTCAATATAATGTTTTTTAATGTATGGTGAATTCATCATAAAAAGCAGACCCCCATATGATAAATTAAATTTAACTGAATCATTTAAATTTAATCTGTTTTCTGAATTTGTAATATCAAGGACTATGTAATCATCGTTAATATCTATTATTTTTATTTTTTTATCTAAAGGAACTAAATATTCCTTTTTTAATTCTGGTATATTAATAACACATATACCTATTTTCTTAGTTACACCTTTAAATGTTTTATTTTTTATTTCAACAAATTCAGTTACAAATTCACATGTATCCTGATGAAGATAATCAAAAGGTGTATCATTAAGCCCTATTCCAAGGGCTATAGATGCACCACATCTCAATTGATTGATCTCTTTTGGAATATTTATTTTTTCAAATAAAGATAATGTTCCAGAACTCCCTCCTGATATTTCTTTAATTTCAATATTGAAATCCTTTTCTAATTTATATTTTATATTTATCAGGGTATTAAATTTATCTTCAGTGGGTATTACACCACCAAAGCAAGAAAAATTTGTACCTAATCCTCTAAGATTAATATTTTTCATTTTCAATATTTCTTTTACATAAAAATATAATTCATCATAATTTTCAAAATAAACACCTTCTCTTAAATCACCAATATCTATCATCAATATGATATCATATACTTTATTATAATTATTTGCATATTCATTGATTTCTTTTATAGTCTCTAATTCCGAAACTAATGAAATATCTGTATATTTCACAACATTCTCAATTTCACTTTTCATCGGAATTCTTATTAACATTTTTTCTACAGAGAAAGTATTAAATCTTTTTAAATTTAATAGTCTAGAATCTGCTAAAATATCAATTCCACAATTTATTATATTTTCAATTATTTTAAAATCACCGGCAAAAACCTTGGTTACCGCTGCAACCTTAATGTTTTTTTCTTTACATTTTTCAATAACCCTTATTGTATTTTCTCTAATTTTTTTCAAATAAACCGAAAGATATGGAATAACAATTCCTCCTAAATAATATCATACAAAATTTTTATTAATAGAATTAGCAATACAACTAACATAATTGGTTTTATAATTTTACTTCCTTTTTTTAATGCTAAACCAGAGCCAATCCAATTACCAGCTATTCCAAAAAGAGCTGCAGGTAATCCAATAGAAAATATAACCTTTCCTCCAATTATAAAAGTAATTAACGCACTAATATTTGAAGCTAAATTAACAATTTTAGCTGTTCCTGAAGCTTTTACATGGTCAAAAGATAATAACGTTACATATAAAATAATCAAAAATGTTCCTGTTCCTGGTCCAAAAAAACCATCATACATACCAATAATAAAACCAATAAAACTTGATAAAAATATTGTTTTTGTATGTGTTAAATTTTTAATTTTATTATCTTTTTTGATCGGTTTTTTTATTAATATAAAAGTAGCAGCAACAGGAATTAGAACTGTTAAAACTATTTTTAAAGTATTATCAGGAATAACAAGCGCAAGTTTAGCTCCTAAAAAAGAACCTAGAAAAGAAAAAATAACAGAAAAAATCCCCACTTCAAAAATTATAGCTTTTCCATTTGCATACCTTAATGTACTAATTGTTGTTCCAATTGATGATGATAATTTATTAGTAGCTAATGCATTATGGCTAGGAAGTCCGATAAACAAGTATGCTGGTAAAGAAATTAACCCTCCACCACCTGCAATAGAATCAACAAACCCTGCTAAAAAAATTAAAGGAAATAATATTATTTTGTTTATTAAAGTTATATCCACACCATCACTCCTCAAAAATTTGTTAGCATATAG
The sequence above is drawn from the Marinitoga sp. 1197 genome and encodes:
- a CDS encoding sulfite exporter TauE/SafE family protein, which translates into the protein MLYILVYLAGLFSGFINVIAGGGSLITLPVLNLLGLPIDIANGTNRIGIIFQNITATTKFRKSDVLDLKRAIFLSIPATLGALVGANIVVNIDRALLKSIVGFILIIMSVFLVWKPDIWTKERKVKKNNILSFVVFFLIGIYGGFIQAGVGFFLMSALVLLEGYDLVKTNAIKVFLVLIYTLFAFIVFALNNQVNYLAGFVLALGSISGGYLGSSFSIKKGSKWIQRILFVILIIIGIYYIFNALNK
- a CDS encoding alanine racemase — its product is MKKIRENTIRVIEKCKEKNIKVAAVTKVFAGDFKIIENIINCGIDILADSRLLNLKRFNTFSVEKMLIRIPMKSEIENVVKYTDISLVSELETIKEINEYANNYNKVYDIILMIDIGDLREGVYFENYDELYFYVKEILKMKNINLRGLGTNFSCFGGVIPTEDKFNTLINIKYKLEKDFNIEIKEISGGSSGTLSLFEKINIPKEINQLRCGASIALGIGLNDTPFDYLHQDTCEFVTEFVEIKNKTFKGVTKKIGICVINIPELKKEYLVPLDKKIKIIDINDDYIVLDITNSENRLNLNDSVKFNLSYGGLLFMMNSPYIKKHYIE
- a CDS encoding DUF1874 domain-containing protein, which codes for MAKYIADRVDLDLILLKPVEDLRVEKITLEELKHGIRNGFESHIRCEEQAKKISEILGIDIKVNENPYKLNKEDTLYVISGDNFYRLKYIY
- a CDS encoding TSUP family transporter, producing MDITLINKIILFPLIFLAGFVDSIAGGGGLISLPAYLFIGLPSHNALATNKLSSSIGTTISTLRYANGKAIIFEVGIFSVIFSFLGSFLGAKLALVIPDNTLKIVLTVLIPVAATFILIKKPIKKDNKIKNLTHTKTIFLSSFIGFIIGMYDGFFGPGTGTFLIILYVTLLSFDHVKASGTAKIVNLASNISALITFIIGGKVIFSIGLPAALFGIAGNWIGSGLALKKGSKIIKPIMLVVLLILLIKILYDII
- a CDS encoding gamma-glutamyltransferase family protein, with the protein product MNFDYLEYPYSSKRTCVFAKNGVVATSEPLAAQAGIDILRKGGNAIDAAIATAAALTVVEPTSNGIGSDNFAIIWYNGKLYGMNSSGYSPKNLSIKELHKRGINEIKPHSWEAVTVPGTPSGWNLIWKNFGKLDFKKLFEPAIKYANEGYPVSAIVSYYWKRANKIYKQKLKGEIFKYWFETFGEKAPNPGEIIRLPYHAETLKKISESNAKEFYNGNLTEKIIQFSKKYNGYFDYSDFENFKSELIEPVSINYMGYDIWELPPNVQGIITLMALNILKNTTYNNEYELFHNSIEALKLAFIDGKEYITDISKMEVKIEEMLSENYAKTRSKLISNYALEPTPGKIPSSNTVYLATADKWGNMVSFIQSNYMGFGSGIVVPKTGIALQNRGHSFSLNKNHVNYLEPLKKPYHTIIPGFITKNNNPIGPFGVMGGYMQPQGHLQVILNMIDKNLNPQAALDAPRWQWLEKKTILIEKDFPSHIAEKLERMGHEIKVSLSSGPFGRGQIIIKEKDFYVAGTEKRADGYIAVY
- a CDS encoding DUF2202 domain-containing protein translates to MKKSILIGLMALLLIAVSFAGGFFNNPSVAVESLPVESLTSNEINGLLQMREEEKLARDVYLTLYDTWGLQTFYNIAQAEQTHMNAVKTILDKYEIEDPITDYTVGVFKNAELQKLYYDLVEEGKKSAIEALKVGATIEDLDIYDLEKLLNETDNQDITLVYNNLKQGSENHMRAFVGTLERYNSTYSAQYISSEELNKILNKSDMNNSSMENSSTQYNSGNSSHMGKGYRGGRK
- a CDS encoding M55 family metallopeptidase, whose product is MLNFESPIDMIVEFADTLRTDMVESMPLVERIDGRKVKLIHNDYNVVFEGLLAMTYITLEAKYI
- the hflX gene encoding GTPase HflX, which codes for MIKNKNELIQGIIVAVNRGDLDFDKQIEELKILCKNIGINIVTEVIQKRKNIDKKTYIGKGKINELTEIISAFKAEILIFNDSISLSQRKNIQERIIDVEILDRNEVILEIFKRNAKTAESKLQVELATLKYELPKIIGLGKEMSRIGGGASGTGTGTRGSGETFLEYKRRNIRDRINYLKKQLKELENVRKIKNKKRNESYIPQISILGYTSAGKSTLLKALSEDKDIFTSEKLFSTLSTLSRKVQFPSGLPAIFSDTVGFIRKLPVELIESFKSTLDEINYSDAIIELIDISENNFENKLKIVDNIINDILKENIPKIIVFNKIDLLNFEKIKHIKILYPDAIFVSSKSKESVYEFLLKLENKLISFGVIQSTKIFVDFNKIWKIEKLKKDIGIKQQKEMKNGFEIEILAKGSFLNKIIKNNLLIR